In Rhodobium gokarnense, the genomic stretch ATCGCCGCCTTCGTCGGATCGATGCCCTTCAAGGTCAGGAAGCGGTCATAGGTCTCCGCGTGCGGCTTCGGCAGGTGGTCGGCGGCGACGATATCGAAGATATCCTCGAAACGGTCGGTGATGCCGAGCCGGTTCGCCACCTTTTCCGCATGGCTGACCGTGCCGTTGGTCATGATGAACTTGCGGCCCGGCAGCTTGTCGATGGCAGCGCCCAGTTCCGGGTCCGGCTGCACCGCGGAATGGTCGATGTCATGGACGTATTTGAGGAATTCGTCGGGCGAGATGCCATGCTCCAGCATCAGGCCGCGCAGCGTGGTGCCGTAGCGCCGGTAATAGTCCTTCTGCAGCCGATGCGCCTCGTCCGGCCCTGAGCCGGTCAGCCGCTGCACGAAGTCGCGCATGCGCACATCGACCTGGGCAAAGAGGTTGATGTGTTCCGGATAGAGCGTGTTGTCGAGGTCGAAGATCCAGGTATCGACGTCGCAAAACGCATCGAGGGAACGCAGGTGCTGGCGCAATTTAGTGCTCGGATAGGGGAAAGGGTTGTTGCCGGGAACCTATAGCGCCCAGCGGCAAACGCAACAGGCCCCGATGACCGTTTCGCGGATCATCCTGGTCACGATGGTCTTCCATCGTGACCAGGCAAGCGCGAACGCGCGCCGGCGCCGATGCGCCGAAAAGCCTGCGTGGCGCTTGAACGCAAGGATCATCCTGGTCGCGATGGCCTGCCATCGTGACCAGGCAAGGCCGAACGGCCGCCGGCGCCGATGCGCCGTAAAGCCTGCGTGGCGCTTGAACGCCAACTAACGAGTGATCAGCGTGCCGGCGCCGTGCTCGGTGAAGATTTCCAGGATCACCGGGTGCGGCACCGTGCCGTTGAGGATGACGACGCCTTCGACACCCTGGTCGAGCGCATCGATGCAGGTCTGCACCTTGGGGATCATGCCGCCATGGATGGTGCCGTCGGCGATCAGAGCCTTGGCCTCGGCCTCGCTCAGCTCCCGGATCAGCTTGCCGTTCTTGTCGAGGACGCCCGGCACGTCGGTGAGGAACAGGAGCCGCTTGGCGCTGAGCGCCCCGGCGATGGCGCCCGCGAAGGTATCCGCATTGACGTTGTAGGTGGCGCCCGCATCGTCGGCGGCGACCGGGGCCAGCACCGGGATGAACTCGCCGCGGGCAAGGAGGTCGATGACCTCGCGCCGCACCTTCTTCGGCTCGCCGACGAAGCCGAGGTCGACGATCCGCTCGATCGCCGATTCCGGATCGCGCACGGTCCGCTTCAGCTTTTCCACCGTGACCATGTTGCCGTCCTTGCCGCAAAGGCCGATGGCGCGCCCGCCCTCCGCGTTGATGGCGGCGACGATCTCCTTGTTGATGCCGCCGGCGAGCACCATTTCGACGACCGCGATGGTCGGCTCGTCGGTGACCCGGAGGCCCTCGCGGAACTCGCTCTTGATGCCGAGCCGTTCCAG encodes the following:
- a CDS encoding pyrimidine 5'-nucleotidase codes for the protein MRQHLRSLDAFCDVDTWIFDLDNTLYPEHINLFAQVDVRMRDFVQRLTGSGPDEAHRLQKDYYRRYGTTLRGLMLEHGISPDEFLKYVHDIDHSAVQPDPELGAAIDKLPGRKFIMTNGTVSHAEKVANRLGITDRFEDIFDIVAADHLPKPHAETYDRFLTLKGIDPTKAAMFEDLPRNLTVPHELGMRTVLIVPRGTREVLRESWELEGSADPHIEFVADGLAEFLGEILVKIRRPE
- the argB gene encoding acetylglutamate kinase, which encodes MQRYDDTTVVVKYGGHAMGDPEISRTVARDVTLLKQAGVNPIVVHGGGPQIGKMLERLGIKSEFREGLRVTDEPTIAVVEMVLAGGINKEIVAAINAEGGRAIGLCGKDGNMVTVEKLKRTVRDPESAIERIVDLGFVGEPKKVRREVIDLLARGEFIPVLAPVAADDAGATYNVNADTFAGAIAGALSAKRLLFLTDVPGVLDKNGKLIRELSEAEAKALIADGTIHGGMIPKVQTCIDALDQGVEGVVILNGTVPHPVILEIFTEHGAGTLITR